Within Eschrichtius robustus isolate mEscRob2 chromosome X, mEscRob2.pri, whole genome shotgun sequence, the genomic segment GGTCGAAGGCAAGCCTGAGTGgacttttcttgaaaagtttactGGCAGCAATTGTAAAATCCAGAATTGGTGATCTTAGAATGCGGTAACCTTAGTTGTAAGTAAAATAATGCTATAAAATATTCTAACTTTCAAAGATAGAAATTAAATGATCTACCCATTGGGCTTTCTTTAAGCACCTCTAATAGTTAAATTCTAACTTGTTCTTATATTGAAAATCTCAGAATGGCCATTTTATGACTGATTTCCATCCTGGTACCTTGTAACTAAAGATTGTATGTTGCTCGAGATGCATTTTGGACATTGCTATTATTAACGTCACCCCAATGTGTCTCATATAAAGTGGGGAGCAAATGGTGACCAGGTATCAGGGtagatattattttcttcctgacAAAAGGAGTTCTAGTTGATCGGCTGGTCGTGAGCTGGGACTTAATTTTCCTGATGACCTATTCAACTTGTAGGATAAAGTATTCTAAAGATGTGCACTTTATCTGATCTCCGTAATCTAAATGAGATGGCTTAGGGGAGTTCAGCTGTCAAAATGAATCATTTTGGCATCCTCTTAAACTAACTTTCAGTTCTGGGAACATCTGATTATCAGCAGCACCTGCTTTCTTCATGGCACTGTAAGTAAAATCTTGTTTTCAAATTTAGTCTTTCGATTATGGGTCTTGTGATTCAGGAAAAGGGAAGATCTCTCCTTCTGCTTTATTTCAGGAACTCTCAGACTAAAGCCTAGATTATCTGTTGATTTCAAGAGCTTTAATGAGAAAGTTGTTAATTATGTCCATATGACACAAAATACCTGTGCCTGTAACATAATTATTATGATCAAAAGGAAGGATTTTAATCTTTGGTTAgaactaaaaaaggaaaatttcattAGTATGAATTCTGATAGTATTGAAATTATTCATCATATGATATCTCACACAGATTTTTCAACATGAGTTCTACAAACTGTTGTCACTGTAAAGCTAAGCAGAACTCAGACTGCTTTACTGCATAGCTGAACCAAAGTTTAACATGCCATCCTGCCCCATGTTTAACAATCAGGATACATGATGAAGCGACCAGATTCCAAAGCACTTTTGGCTTATGGCTTTCTGAAGCAGTGCTCACTCTGAAAAATTCCTGGTACATGCCTGTGCCAGGCAGGAGTTCAAgttcctcacctcctccttcaTCATTCTAGTTTTGATAGGACTGCATGTAGTGTGTCAATAATGTAATTATGGAAAGAGAAACTAACAAGCATCATGGTTTCCCCCGTgtatttacaaaagaaaacagacaccTGTAAAGACTGGGAATTCCAGCTTTACTTACAATTGGTACAGAAGGCAGGTCCACTCAAGTGAAGAACTGAAgactgccttttatttttattttacattgataAGACACTGCTGCTAAACCAAAATGTGTCCAATTTAGTCAGCAGAGGAAAGTAGACAGTTAcatgatgattttaaaaatacatctccaaagtaaaggagctgttacagtggaggattactggactgaatgtcaatattatgacatagtatgagtgtgtttcatgtttggtagttgcaatcattgttgcttttgttgtggtcatccatgtacaatgcttggtgtcagtctatttatctcttgtaaaaataaaatacagtgtgtgtgtgtggaaaaaaaaaacaacacatctCTAGGCTGTTgtttccagagagagagagagagagagagagagagagagagagagagagagagagagagtgtgtgtgtgtgtgtgtgtgtgtgtgtgtagggcttGGGCAGAGTGGAAAAAAACCCTCACAATGACACTTTTAATGCAGAAATGGGTCAGGATATGTTAGCTGAACTAATTCAGGTTAACATCTTGGCTATGTTATCTACTATGCAAAGATATCAGCttcagagagcccagaaagagaCCAGCAAATAGTAGTAACTAAAGGTTGTAAGTCCTTAAGGAGCCGTTTCTGTGTGAGAGTGATTCTTTGatgttatttttctctcctctttcttttgattttccttcTTTGCTTGTTACTTTTGGCAGTGCAAGCTGTTGTGGAGAGCTGCATTTAGAAGTAAAGCTTAATGTACTGCAGCATAATTTAAATAAGAGCTGAATAAGGGCTCCCTTATATTTGTTCACAGGCTTAATCCAAACTCTTCCTTTAGTTCCAATCAATAAATATCACTGTGTTCCAAGCAAATGAAAATTTGTTTGCCGTTTCTAAAGGCTAATGAGACCTATTTGTGGGTTGCAGGAGTTGGTTTTGACAGAGAGGCTAGTATACGCTGCTCTCTTGTTCATTCACAATCCGTACTACAGCGGAGACGAAAActgagaaggaggaaaaccatcTCGGGTATCCCCAGAAGAGTCCAACAAGAAATAGGTGTGGTATAAAACTATTAATGGTTAACATTCTGTCGGGTGCCGATTATAAGGAGACGAAATGGAAGCCAGCCTTTAACCAGCTTCCTTAAAGATAGTCAACGTTGTAACTCGTAGAGGTTTTGAAATGATGTGTACTCGTTTTGTGTTCAGTAAGCCAGGTggtattactttttaaatctcCATTCTTGACTGTGAAGGCTTGACCTTATGGATTTAGCCATATACATTCAGATTTTATGGCTGAAATataatattttgctattttttaaaagtattattaaggcggaaattaagtaaaaattaaCAAGATTCAATGAAAGATTCTTTTAGAGAAATATACATCTATCTGGAGAGAGATATACTTTTATggcattaattattttaaaaggtaaacttTAAGCACACTCAATTAAATATTGACTATTCATAATATGATACCCTTGGtgacattttttctattttttctgttcAATGTGTTTAAGATATCTCTTcctatggtttttaaaattattattatcatagcATTTCTTGTAATTAAGATTTTTACTTCATATAATGAATTCTATGATTTTTATCTCATTATGTTTATACTGAGAAATAAAAGTGTATAGTGGCCAAGAAAATAAGAtgtattttggttaaaaaaaaaaaatagtagacaCTTATTGGGGCAAAGTAATTTGATCGTGAAGAGAGAGAATTCACGAAAGATCTAAGAGCTTATCTTCTcttagtatacatacatacatacatacatatagtgtgtgtgtatttgtgtatatatacaaagagagagagacagagagtcagagaggtaaagggacagagagagaccGCCCAAAGCATTTTAACTTGCTCCTAATTTtatatgctgattttttttttttctgtaagaaaaaGCTCCAACATGCCGGCACCCAGAATTGTGGGCATCTCTCAGAATGTCTGTTCATCTGCTGATGTATGAAGTATCTCACTGTGCTTTCCATGTGCCCTAGATTCTGATGAATCGCCCGTGGCCAGGGAAAGGAATGTGATTGTGCACACAAATCCAGATCCTTCCAACGCTGTCAATAGGAGGTCTGGAACCAGGGACTCGGAGTGCCAAACTGAGGATATTCTGATCGCTGCTCCATCCAGAAGGAGAATCAGAGCTCAGAGGGGTCAAAGCATTGCAGCTTCCCTTTCTCATTCTGCTGGCAACATTTCTGCATTGGCAGACAAAGGCGACACCATGTTTACTCCTGCAGTGAGCAGCCGCACGAGATCTCGGAGCCTTCCCAGGGAGGGCAATAGAGGTGGGGATGCTGAGCCCAAAGTTGGTGCTAAACCCTCAGCATATGAAGAGGGGGAGCCTTTCGTGGGAGACCAAGAAAGAACCCTTAACGACTGCAGCGAGGCCCCCAGCAGCCCGAGTGCGCAGGAGCACCAGCCTGCTTTGAGCCTGGCCTGTTCTCAACATCTTCACAGCCCCCAGCACAAGTTAAGTGAGAGAGGGAGGTCACGTCTGTCCCGGATGGCTGCCGACTCTGGCAGCTGTGACATCTCCTCCAACTCGGACACCTTTGGGAGCCCCATCCACTGCATCTCCACGGCTGGCGTCCTCCTCAGCAGCCACATGGACCAGAAAGATGACCACCAGTCGTCCAGTGGCAACTGGAGTGGGAGCAGCTCCACATGCCCCTCACAGACCTCAGAGACGATCCCTCCTGCAGCTTCTCCTCCCCTCACTGGCTCTTCACACTGTGACTCGGAGTTGTCACTAAACACAGCCCCCCATGCTAATGAGGACGCCAGTGTCTTCGTGACAGAGCAGTACAACGACCACCTGGATAAAGTGAGGGGCCACCGAGCAAACTCCTTTACCTCCACTGTGGCAGATCTGTTGGATGACCCCAACAATAGCAACACGAGTGACAGCGAGTGGAATTACCTACACCACCATCACGATGCCTCCTGCCGCCAGGATTTTAGTCCTGAGCGTCCCAAGGCAGAcagcctgggctgcccaagcTTCACAAGCATGGCCACTTATGACAGCTTTCTGGAAAAGTCTCCATCGGACAAAGCAGACACTAGCTCTCACTTCTCGGTGGACACAGAGGGATACTACACCTCCATGCACTTTGACTGTGGTCTCAAAGGTAGTAAGAGTTATGTCTGTCACTATGCAGCCCTGGGCCCAGAGAATGGCCAGGGTGTCGGGGTTCCTCCTACTCTTCCAGACTGTGCCTGGCAGGACTACTCAGACCACAGGAGACAGGGGAGACCAAGCATCTCTTTCAGGAAACCAAAGGCAAAGCCGACTCCACCTAAACGTAGCTCATCATTGAGGAAGTCTGATGGAAATGCAGACATTTCTGAGGAGAAAGAACCAAAGATAAGCAGTGGCCAGCTCCTGCCTCACAGTTCCAGGGAAATGAAGCTGCCTCTCGATTTCTCCAACACGCCTTCTCGAATGGAAAATGCCAATCTGCCCACCAAGCAGGAACCTTCTTGGATGAACCAGAGTGAACATGGCATTAAGGAACCTCAGTTAGACACTCCAGATGTTCCACCATTCAAAGATGAAGGTGCTGAATCAACTCACTATGCAGACCTCTGGCTTCTAAATGACTTGAAAACAAATGATCCTTACAGATCTTTATCTAATTCAAGCACTGCTACGGGTACCACAGTTATCGAATGCATCAAATCTCCAGAGAGCTCTGAATCCCAAACATCCCAGTCAGAATCTAGAgccaccaccccctcccttccttctgttgACAATGAGTTTAAACTGGCTTCACCAGAAAAGCTGGCTGGCTTGGCATCTCCATCAAGCGGCTACTCAAGCCAGTCTGAAACGCCAACGTCCTCTTTCCCTACAGCTTTCTTTTCTGGCCCATTGTCTCCTGGAGGtagcaaaagaaaaccaaaagtccCAGAAAGGAAATCCTCACTACAGCAACCCTCTTTAAAAGATGGAGTTCTATCACTGGGTAAAGACCTTGAACTTCCAATTATACCTCCTACCCATCTTGACCTAAGTGCTCTTCATAATGTCTTAAATAAACCATTCCACCACCGTCACCCATTGCATGTTTTCAGTCATAATAAGCAAAACGCAGTAGGAGAAACACTGAGGTCAAATCCTCCACCGTCTCTTGCAATTACACCAACAGTCCTGAAATCTGTTAACCTTAGGTCCATCAGTAGGTCTGAAGAAGTTAAGCAAAAAGAAGGCAACAATACAAATCTCCCCTACTTAGGAGAGGAAAGCACTCTCACCATGGCTGCCCTGTCTCCAGGTAAGATTAGGCCACATGTGACTAAGAAATCACTATCACGTCAGTACTCCACTGAAGACACCATATTGTCCTTTTTAGACCCCTCTGCAGTTGAGATGGAACCAGATAAACTACAATTAGAAAAAAACCGTTCTTTTGATGTGAAGAATCATTGTGATCCAGAAACAGTAACCTCAGCTGGTACCAATCTTCTAGATTCAAGTGTCACAAAAGACCAAATACATATGGAGAGTGAGCCTATTCCAGAAAACACACCAAGTAAAAGCTGTGACTTTTCCCCAGAAGGATTTCAGAGGGTCTCTGCTGCTCGCCCAAATGATTTGGATGGTAAAATACTACAATGTGGAGCTGGTCCAGATGGAGCCCTAGCGCAGGTCCAGAAGGCATCTCCTGCAGACCAGGAGGAAGCTGCACACCCTGAGTCTGTGGACGTGCTCACATCTCAGTCAAACTCACCAACTAGAGTCACAGACATACACAATCAACTTAAGCATCAACTTGGGATGAGCCGCCACCATGACAAAGTGCCTGGGAATATCAGCTATGAAGCAGAGATATCAACCGTAAATCCATGCCCTGAAAAATGCTCTGAGCAGGAAAATATTGCTTCAGGTATTTCAGCCAAAAGTGCCTCTGATAACAGCGGAGCAGAGGAGACCCAAGGAAGTGTGGATGAGGTTTCACTGAAAGGTCAGTTGTTGACACCTTTGTCACAATGGGAAGGTGTCTCGTGGCACTTCctgaagtttttctttcttacctTCCCCATAATACAGTACAGCCCTGGGTATTGGTTTCCCTCCTTCTTTTCGCTTATTAAAACAATTAAGATAAAAGCTTTTATCATGGAGGGACTAAGTGTGACAGATAgctccttcattttaaaaatggcgGTCAGGTAACTGTTGCTTAGTTGTTCCCTGAGTCAGTGAAGCCCAGCAGCGTGCTGGGTGACTTCTTCCTAAAGATGCTTTTGTTCTTAATTTAAGAATCGTCACCGAGTGATGACTCTGTGATTTCACCACTAAGTGAAGACTCTCAGGCTGAAGCAGAAAGTGTGTTTGTGTCTCCAAATAAACCTCGAACAACGGAGGATTTatttgcagtcattcacaggtgagGCAACAATACCAAAGGTTCTGCTTCTTACGTGCTTCTCATCAAACGCAAATATGGAAAAGCCTTGGGTACTTGTAATACATTCAGCAAAAAACATAAgcaagcaaagaaaaattatttttccaaatcaaATTGATAGACTTATATTCAAGTTGGGAAATATGTGGCCTTATATACAGTTAGGTAGACCTCAATTGAGAGACTTTCCTAAGAACTGCTGAGGGTAGCTGTTTTTTTCCCTAGGAAAGACATTCTGAAacaagtttttaatttgaaaacaatTTGTGGTCAAGTAACTCAAGGGCGAAAGCTCAAACTCTAGTGTAATCTCTGACATTTAAATAATTCCTTAACCTAAAAACACATGCTCAAAGCTATAATCCTACACTAGCAGAGATAAATATAAGGTGACTCACTAAACACAGCCCCAAGTTTGAGACAAAACAGTATATAAACCTGCCCATTTCATAGCTCACAACAACTAATCACTgctccctttcttccctctcttcctaaaACTTACATTTCTTTAATAACACTGGCCTTCTCTAACTTTAATGCTCCATATCCCATGAATAGGGGATGTCCTCTAGGCTGCTTTTCCAGGATAGTGTTGCATCCATGCTGACCATTCCTATTCTCTCATCTGCCCCCTGGACCCCTGTGATCAAGGCCCCTATTTGCAAGAATACTCCTTACAAACTGTGACCGAAGAACGAAACAGGAACTAGCCCTTGGAAACTGAACCCGTATCAGACTCAGCTATCCAGTCATAACGTGGCTACTCCTTTCGCAGCTGCCACTGCCTACTTCACTAGGCCTTGGTGACCTAGATGCGACTCCCAAGGGACAAAGCTTGGGGACTGTCTTGTCTACCTCATGAAGTTATACTCTTTGAAGCAAGCTCTTCACAAGCAGCTTACCACTGTTTTTCCCAGGATCCTACTTTTTAGGGGAACTTGTGTTTTCTGTTGATGTGGTTCTCTCATAAAGAAGGAGCACTGCCCTTCGACAACTGTCTTTTTAAAGGAGCCAATCACAAACACGTTCTGTGTAGACCTTAGCAGGCTCACCTCTCCACTCGGAGAGTGAagaatcattatttttctttgtccctGATTATATTCTCCTCACCCCCTTTTATCCCCAACCTTAGGACAAGTTATTAAATGCTGTGAAGTTAAAGAACCAAATGCTAGTGTCGTGAAGAGTGGACAGAATGTAAGGAGTCGAGTCAGAAAGACCTGGAATTGAATCCCAATGCTGCCACTTCCTGTCCAGTCTTGAGTCAGTTACAACCTGTGTACCTATTTCCCTTGCTGTAAATGGGGATACCTAGAGCTCACATGTTCAGTTTTGATGATAAGATATCATGTTTGTGTCTAGAATATGGTAGATGCTAAAAGCAGACATTAGTTTGAAATCCCTACCCTATTAGAGTGCCAGACACTGGCATACACAAGATAGCAACCACAAAGCTTTCAGTGAACCAAAATCAAGCTGGTGTCCAATTGCAAAGCTGACATTTTCTCTAACCTACAGGTTTTTAGATGGGTGAGAAAGCCTGCTGCCAGTACGTAGCAATGAACTGAGTCATGCTGACTCAGTGACTAAGTTCACGAAATTTATGCCTGCTTATTtatcaaaagaaataatataataatgatgGATGGGTGGCTAGGTTTGGTAGACTTACAGAGTTTGGTAATCTTAGATATACATTTATGCAgaatttgtttgcttatttatttatgtgcagCACAGTGacaataaaaattttcttttcttgagagTTTATAGTGCACAGAGCTTTAAGAGCTCCAGAGGTGGTCTAggtttccagctcctccagaaagTTGGCTTACTGATTAATACACTGTAGACAGATGTTCCTGGGCAGCTATGGCAAATGGTATCTGCAGCCAAAATGGACTGACTTATTCAAGACGTCACGTTAAGAAATTTCTTTATACGGAGGAATTTTAAGAGTAGACAGAATAGTATAACGCACCactgcctgcccccacccccagccaaacacacacacagacatatccATCACCCAAGCCTATCAACCATCAGCCTATGGCCAGTCCTGTCCCATCCACACCTTCCACTTTGCTCTCCTGGTATTCACTGGAAGCCAATCCCAGGCATCAGAGGATTTCATCTGTATTGCAGAGACAggttgaataaaagtgacagtGCTTCACCACCTACACTCTAACCAAGAGTCAGAGAGCAGTATTTTCTTGTACTCTTGTGAAACTTCCCAGTAAGTCCTCCCCTAGAACCTCTAGCCTCCACATTAGTCATTATGTGAAATGGTCATTTCCAAAACCTGATTCATGTCCACTGGTTATTGGAGAATTTCCCTCAGGCTGTGAGCGCCACGAGGGCAAGCAATGTATCTTAATCCTCACCCCTACAGCCCTAATGCTTAGTATCCCATCAGACAGGGTACACAACCGCTCTTTAAGGAGATGCCTGAGTGTGACGTAAcacttttagtttcattaaaGTGTATGTGGACTGAGATTGTTCCTTTTCTTAAAAGGTCCAAGAGGAAAGTACTTGGAAGAAAAGATTCTGGGGACATGTCTGTTCGAAGTAAATCTAGAGCTTCCCTGGGCAGCAGTAGCAGCAACAGTGCTGGTTCTGTCACCTCAACCAACAGCAATGTGACCACCCCAAACAGCCAGAGGTCTCCTGGCCTCATCTACCGAAATGCCAAAAAGTCCAACACATCGAATGAAGAGTTTAAGCTATTACTCCTCAAGAAAGGCAGTCGCTCGGATTCCAGTTACCGTATGTCTGCTACTGAGATCCTGAAGAGTCCCATCCTGCCCAAACCTCCTGGGGAACTCACAGCCGAGTCCCCCCAAAGCACCCATGAGGCCCATCAGGGGGCACCGGGAACTGAAGCGCTGTCCCCCCTCTCTCCATGCTCCCCACGGGTTAATGCAGAAGGGTTCTCCTCAAAGAACTTTGCCACCCCGGCATCGGCAAGGGTTGGACGCTCCCGGGCTCCCCCTGCGGCCAGCAGCAGCCGCTACAGTGTCCGTTGCAGGCTGTATAACGCGCCCATGCAGGCCATCTCCGAAGGCGAGACAGAAAATTCTGATGGGAGCCCACATGATGACCGATCCTCCCAGAGCTCAACATAGGTGGCCCATGCCAGGCTGGCTGTCAAAGGCCAAAACCTTAGTCATATGAGGATGGAGGAACAGAATGGAAGACTGGGGAGAAGTCAGCACATGGTGGGGTACCATCACGCTTACCAACGAGTTCCTAAATATTTGCTGGGGAAACGGAAGGTGGTTTGGTCTTTCTtgattattttccatatttttaagtaGCTGCActgtctttcatatttttctttagggTAGTTTGATTTACCCCATCTCATTCCTTTTGATAATAGAGAATTTGAAAATGTCTGCTTTTCATGAAACCTAGAAAAAGTTTTCCCAGAGCTGCCTATTCAGAAAACAAAGCCCTCACTGTCATAATTCTTAAGAAGATGAAATACTCTGGAGGTTTGgtatatttttacattaaaatgaacTAAAGCAAAATTTAGAAGAACTACACACATGTAAATAccatatttttgataaaaatgtGTAAACAGATTTATGGATGACGAGTGGACATGTGGCCAATTATCTACCACACACCAACTGCTTATAGAACACAACAAATAAAGTGTAATAACTGTATTCTGTGAATACCATTTTCGTATCAAATACCATATTTAAATGTCCACCAATATGATTTCTGAGTGATAAacctcaaaatatgaattttaaactgGTGAAATAAAGGAAATCTCGAGGTCATATAGTGAAAtgtgattaatttaaaataatgaattcagACTTAACCATTTTTGTGACAAACTGCAGCACCAAACAAACTACTGGTAACACGTGGCTGTGATGTGCCATGTGGCAACGTGGACAGAATGAAAAGcatgcttttgatttttaaaaaaaaaaatcagtgagagaAATCATCATTCTCAACATAAAGCCCTGAACAACAGCACTTGACAGTGTCCTTTAAACTTCAATTTTTCAGTGGATTGCTTTAAGGAGAATGAGTAGGGAAAAGAGTAGTTAATTTTAGGTTATAGTTTATATTACACTACTGGGGACATAAACAGTCCTAATCTGAGGACTATAATCTTTAAACTCCTTAAACAGTTTAGCAATTAGCTCCAGGTTCTTTAACGAACGAAAATAAAACATAAGCATGCCACAGAGCTGTGGATTTATCAGTAAGTACCTGCAATGAGTTTTCAGTGAAGCTTTCTCTCTGTGCTGATGAGATTCATGCTACCTAAAAATCAACAGAAATGACACTGTGAACAACGTAGTTGGGAAAtaggtatgtgtatatgcatTATTTATATTCACTGTTAAACTGGGAACGGGGAGCAGCTCTGGTTCACAATGCTACATATAACTGAGTTTTTGTCTGATTTTACTCTACCTGCTTGATGGCAAAAGGGGAGGGTGGTGGGTGGGAAAGGAAATGTCAGGGCAAGTGCTCTGATAAAATGAAGGCAGGGAAACAAGCTGAATTACTTGAAATTACTTGAATTTTCTTgtcttaaaactgaaaaaaaaatgtagttacaAGTTGAAATCTGCAAATGGGTTTTACacctgtgattttgaaatgaaCTGATACTAATGTTTGAAATGACATGTCGGAAATATAAGCAGCTATGTACTTGGAATGTTTTGAATGGGAGAAGGTAGAAAGTAGAGAACTAAGAAGGAATACGGCCTATAAAAGAATAGAATGTGATTAGAGTGATAGAACATACCAGAGTTACCAAGAAATTGATAAGCAGCTGGCTTTAAGCTTATGCAAGTGGTATTTGGGAAAGTAGGATGTGTGAAAGGGGGTTTGTGGTTTTGGTTTAATTCATGCAATATGAAGGAGAAAGCCTGGCCTAAGAAGATGctatctttcaacagaaacactTTTTAAGATGTTACAGAGTGAGAATTACAGAATCTGATtgctgttgggtttttgtttgtttctttggaaagaaaaaaaaaaatgtctggttTATTCTCCTATTTGTTTTCACTATCAAattgtgtttcttaatttcttgtCATCCTTGTATGTAAAATGGGTGCTGGGGGTGGCGGGGTAGAGGagggagaatgtgtgtgtgtgtgtgtgtgtgtgtgtgtgtgcgcgcgcacgcgtgTGCTTGTGCAGGGATAGATAAGCTACCTGGTAAAGCGTATATTTGAACATTCACGAAGTGTTATACtttttactaaaagaaaaatgtttgggGGTTTGAAAAAAATGGACCATCATT encodes:
- the NHS gene encoding actin remodeling regulator NHS isoform X3; translated protein: MPTSPDGRIPGEPARGPAARPGRTGGRISAAGERCAGGLPRAEPEPERAPGEASLGAAPHRNPPGCSATHSPGHAAVSNLDIESKLSVYYRAPWHQQRNIFLPATRPPCVEELHRHARQSLQALRREHRSRSDRREQRAAAPVSVVAPPLPAYPPAHSQRRRELKDRHFLTFNSTRSPSPTECCHMTPWSRKSHPPEDEDTDVMLGQRPKNPVHNIPSTLDKQTNWSKALPLPTPEEKMKQDAQVISSCIIPINVTGVGFDREASIRCSLVHSQSVLQRRRKLRRRKTISGIPRRVQQEIDSDESPVARERNVIVHTNPDPSNAVNRRSGTRDSECQTEDILIAAPSRRRIRAQRGQSIAASLSHSAGNISALADKGDTMFTPAVSSRTRSRSLPREGNRGGDAEPKVGAKPSAYEEGEPFVGDQERTLNDCSEAPSSPSAQEHQPALSLACSQHLHSPQHKLSERGRSRLSRMAADSGSCDISSNSDTFGSPIHCISTAGVLLSSHMDQKDDHQSSSGNWSGSSSTCPSQTSETIPPAASPPLTGSSHCDSELSLNTAPHANEDASVFVTEQYNDHLDKVRGHRANSFTSTVADLLDDPNNSNTSDSEWNYLHHHHDASCRQDFSPERPKADSLGCPSFTSMATYDSFLEKSPSDKADTSSHFSVDTEGYYTSMHFDCGLKGSKSYVCHYAALGPENGQGVGVPPTLPDCAWQDYSDHRRQGRPSISFRKPKAKPTPPKRSSSLRKSDGNADISEEKEPKISSGQLLPHSSREMKLPLDFSNTPSRMENANLPTKQEPSWMNQSEHGIKEPQLDTPDVPPFKDEGAESTHYADLWLLNDLKTNDPYRSLSNSSTATGTTVIECIKSPESSESQTSQSESRATTPSLPSVDNEFKLASPEKLAGLASPSSGYSSQSETPTSSFPTAFFSGPLSPGGSKRKPKVPERKSSLQQPSLKDGVLSLGKDLELPIIPPTHLDLSALHNVLNKPFHHRHPLHVFSHNKQNAVGETLRSNPPPSLAITPTVLKSVNLRSISRSEEVKQKEGNNTNLPYLGEESTLTMAALSPGKIRPHVTKKSLSRQYSTEDTILSFLDPSAVEMEPDKLQLEKNRSFDVKNHCDPETVTSAGTNLLDSSVTKDQIHMESEPIPENTPSKSCDFSPEGFQRVSAARPNDLDGKILQCGAGPDGALAQVQKASPADQEEAAHPESVDVLTSQSNSPTRVTDIHNQLKHQLGMSRHHDKVPGNISYEAEISTVNPCPEKCSEQENIASGISAKSASDNSGAEETQGSVDEVSLKESSPSDDSVISPLSEDSQAEAESVFVSPNKPRTTEDLFAVIHRSKRKVLGRKDSGDMSVRSKSRASLGSSSSNSAGSVTSTNSNVTTPNSQRSPGLIYRNAKKSNTSNEEFKLLLLKKGSRSDSSYRMSATEILKSPILPKPPGELTAESPQSTHEAHQGAPGTEALSPLSPCSPRVNAEGFSSKNFATPASARVGRSRAPPAASSSRYSVRCRLYNAPMQAISEGETENSDGSPHDDRSSQSST
- the NHS gene encoding actin remodeling regulator NHS isoform X2, whose translation is MPFAKRIVEPQWLCRQRRPAPDPAEDANRGSAEPPPPPLQLPGRRDEAVAPGSEDPPRAPRALPAPTDQALPPHGEAPAAGEESAAGVLEAASAAGEASSAAAAAVLLMLDLCAVSNAALARVLRQLSDVARHACSLFQELESDIQLTHRRVWALQGKLGGVQRVLGTLDPKQEAVPVSNLDIESKLSVYYRAPWHQQRNIFLPATRPPCVEELHRHARQSLQALRREHRSRSDRREQRAAAPVSVVAPPLPAYPPAHSQRRRELKDRHFLTSHPPEDEDTDVMLGQRPKNPVHNIPSTLDKQTNWSKALPLPTPEEKMKQDAQVISSCIIPINVTGVGFDREASIRCSLVHSQSVLQRRRKLRRRKTISGIPRRVQQEIDSDESPVARERNVIVHTNPDPSNAVNRRSGTRDSECQTEDILIAAPSRRRIRAQRGQSIAASLSHSAGNISALADKGDTMFTPAVSSRTRSRSLPREGNRGGDAEPKVGAKPSAYEEGEPFVGDQERTLNDCSEAPSSPSAQEHQPALSLACSQHLHSPQHKLSERGRSRLSRMAADSGSCDISSNSDTFGSPIHCISTAGVLLSSHMDQKDDHQSSSGNWSGSSSTCPSQTSETIPPAASPPLTGSSHCDSELSLNTAPHANEDASVFVTEQYNDHLDKVRGHRANSFTSTVADLLDDPNNSNTSDSEWNYLHHHHDASCRQDFSPERPKADSLGCPSFTSMATYDSFLEKSPSDKADTSSHFSVDTEGYYTSMHFDCGLKGSKSYVCHYAALGPENGQGVGVPPTLPDCAWQDYSDHRRQGRPSISFRKPKAKPTPPKRSSSLRKSDGNADISEEKEPKISSGQLLPHSSREMKLPLDFSNTPSRMENANLPTKQEPSWMNQSEHGIKEPQLDTPDVPPFKDEGAESTHYADLWLLNDLKTNDPYRSLSNSSTATGTTVIECIKSPESSESQTSQSESRATTPSLPSVDNEFKLASPEKLAGLASPSSGYSSQSETPTSSFPTAFFSGPLSPGGSKRKPKVPERKSSLQQPSLKDGVLSLGKDLELPIIPPTHLDLSALHNVLNKPFHHRHPLHVFSHNKQNAVGETLRSNPPPSLAITPTVLKSVNLRSISRSEEVKQKEGNNTNLPYLGEESTLTMAALSPGKIRPHVTKKSLSRQYSTEDTILSFLDPSAVEMEPDKLQLEKNRSFDVKNHCDPETVTSAGTNLLDSSVTKDQIHMESEPIPENTPSKSCDFSPEGFQRVSAARPNDLDGKILQCGAGPDGALAQVQKASPADQEEAAHPESVDVLTSQSNSPTRVTDIHNQLKHQLGMSRHHDKVPGNISYEAEISTVNPCPEKCSEQENIASGISAKSASDNSGAEETQGSVDEVSLKESSPSDDSVISPLSEDSQAEAESVFVSPNKPRTTEDLFAVIHRSKRKVLGRKDSGDMSVRSKSRASLGSSSSNSAGSVTSTNSNVTTPNSQRSPGLIYRNAKKSNTSNEEFKLLLLKKGSRSDSSYRMSATEILKSPILPKPPGELTAESPQSTHEAHQGAPGTEALSPLSPCSPRVNAEGFSSKNFATPASARVGRSRAPPAASSSRYSVRCRLYNAPMQAISEGETENSDGSPHDDRSSQSST